Proteins found in one Bremerella volcania genomic segment:
- a CDS encoding serine hydrolase domain-containing protein has product MNAPCNRRRFLTRLGAALSVSGLGAWSAGRSEAAENVTSTGQSLPGLAAYDLLMEKFFQENEPLGASLAVAYRGRLVYAKGFGFADLARESHVQPTSLFRIASLTKPITAVAVMKLAEQGKLTLDQPIVPLLNLDFLPEDAQEWADPRLAEITVRQCLQHTGGFDKEVSGDPFAISRPVKVALGVDFPLSKEDLLRFALTRKLDFDPGQKSAYANIGYLMLGRLIEQQSDQAYDEYVQQQVLHPLGIRRMQLARTLKEDAAEGEVQYRDSKGRTGANVLGLESTQWVPYPYGIERIENLAPVGGWLASSIDLVRFTSGLFFPTGDPILSRASLKTMFAPPKIDGKKFSGNEAYYACGWLTRPSPDSHLPWTCWHTGSLTGVSTLLVSRADGVSWCVLFNQDRAPDGQAYASKIDGPLHAPANSASNWPEGDLFAQYL; this is encoded by the coding sequence ATGAACGCCCCTTGCAATCGCCGCCGTTTTCTTACCAGGCTTGGTGCCGCGCTTTCCGTCAGCGGCTTGGGTGCCTGGTCCGCCGGCCGAAGCGAGGCCGCGGAGAACGTAACCTCGACCGGTCAGAGCCTGCCTGGGCTGGCGGCTTACGACTTGCTGATGGAGAAGTTCTTTCAGGAGAATGAGCCGCTGGGGGCATCATTGGCGGTCGCCTACCGGGGACGGCTGGTTTACGCCAAGGGGTTCGGCTTCGCCGATCTTGCCCGAGAATCGCACGTTCAGCCAACCTCGCTGTTTCGCATAGCCAGTTTGACCAAGCCGATTACCGCAGTCGCGGTCATGAAACTGGCGGAACAGGGGAAGCTGACGTTGGATCAGCCGATCGTCCCGCTGTTGAACCTCGACTTCTTGCCGGAAGACGCTCAAGAATGGGCCGATCCGCGCCTGGCCGAGATCACAGTACGGCAATGCTTGCAGCATACCGGTGGTTTTGACAAAGAAGTCTCTGGTGATCCGTTCGCGATTAGCCGTCCGGTGAAAGTGGCACTGGGTGTCGACTTTCCTCTCTCGAAAGAGGATCTGCTGCGATTCGCGTTGACCAGAAAGCTCGACTTCGACCCAGGCCAAAAGAGCGCTTATGCGAATATTGGTTACCTGATGCTGGGACGTTTGATCGAGCAGCAAAGTGATCAGGCCTACGACGAGTACGTGCAGCAACAAGTCCTGCACCCGCTGGGCATCCGCCGCATGCAATTGGCGCGCACGCTGAAAGAAGACGCGGCCGAGGGGGAGGTGCAGTATCGCGACTCCAAAGGGCGAACCGGAGCGAATGTGTTGGGGTTGGAAAGCACCCAGTGGGTCCCCTACCCGTACGGCATCGAGCGCATCGAGAACCTGGCACCGGTCGGAGGTTGGCTGGCCTCGTCGATTGATCTGGTTCGATTTACCTCTGGTCTGTTCTTTCCCACGGGGGATCCGATCCTGTCGCGCGCATCGCTGAAAACGATGTTCGCACCACCCAAGATCGACGGCAAGAAGTTCTCCGGCAACGAAGCCTACTACGCGTGCGGTTGGTTAACGCGCCCATCGCCAGACAGTCATTTGCCGTGGACCTGCTGGCATACCGGGAGCCTGACCGGGGTATCGACGCTGTTGGTCTCCCGCGCCGATGGGGTCAGTTGGTGTGTGCTATTCAACCAAGATCGTGCCCCAGACGGCCAGGCGTACGCCAGCAAGATCGACGGGCCGCTGCATGCTCCGGCCAATTCGGCTAGCAATTGGCCGGAGGGAGATTTGTTTGCCCAGTACCTTTAA
- a CDS encoding NAD-dependent epimerase/dehydratase family protein, which translates to MLVLVTGSTGLVGNNVTRMLLGQGHQVRVMVRDPRIDRSLAGLDVEPVPGDIREEEAVNTAMIGVDAVIHSAAVVHIGWTKEKLMHQVNVEGTKIVAAAALKQGVRMVHVSSVDALGVGKKDASANEDSPREGKIPCPYVVTKRAAEDALREMVPQGLNVVIANPALMFGPWDWKPSSGRMLISVVKKQPPLAPRGGGSTCDVRDVAAAIITAIHKGRVGENYILGGENLTYFDLWKRMAAITGRRPPWGRLGPLMGMIAGLSGDMYGHMDGKEPEVNSAAIKMGSQYHYYRSDKAMEELDYQIRPLDRTLRDALIWFRANGYLPALDGSEA; encoded by the coding sequence GTGCTGGTACTTGTGACCGGTTCGACCGGATTAGTGGGCAACAACGTAACTCGGATGCTTCTCGGGCAAGGACATCAAGTTCGCGTAATGGTCCGGGATCCCCGAATCGATCGTTCGCTAGCTGGGCTTGACGTCGAGCCCGTACCTGGCGACATCCGCGAAGAGGAGGCGGTCAACACGGCGATGATCGGCGTCGACGCGGTCATTCACTCGGCCGCGGTGGTGCACATTGGCTGGACCAAAGAAAAGCTGATGCACCAGGTGAATGTCGAAGGGACCAAGATCGTCGCGGCGGCAGCCTTGAAGCAGGGAGTTCGCATGGTGCACGTCTCGTCGGTCGACGCGCTGGGTGTCGGCAAGAAGGATGCGTCGGCCAACGAAGATTCGCCGCGCGAGGGAAAGATTCCTTGTCCCTACGTGGTCACCAAGCGCGCCGCGGAAGACGCCCTGCGCGAGATGGTTCCGCAAGGCTTGAACGTCGTGATCGCGAACCCGGCGCTGATGTTCGGCCCCTGGGACTGGAAGCCATCGTCGGGACGCATGTTGATTTCCGTGGTGAAAAAGCAGCCACCCTTGGCGCCGCGCGGCGGAGGGAGCACGTGCGATGTTCGCGACGTGGCGGCCGCGATCATCACGGCCATTCATAAGGGAAGAGTCGGCGAGAACTATATCCTGGGGGGCGAGAATCTGACGTATTTCGACCTCTGGAAACGCATGGCCGCCATCACCGGCCGGCGTCCGCCGTGGGGACGCCTGGGACCGCTGATGGGTATGATTGCCGGACTGAGCGGTGATATGTATGGTCACATGGATGGGAAAGAGCCGGAAGTGAACTCGGCGGCAATTAAGATGGGTAGTCAGTATCATTACTATCGCAGCGACAAGGCGATGGAAGAACTCGACTACCAGATTCGCCCGCTCGATCGAACGCTGCGTGACGCGCTGATTTGGTTTCGCGCCAACGGTTATCTCCCTGCACTCGATGGTTCCGAAGCATGA